One window from the genome of Erwinia sorbitola encodes:
- the nei gene encoding endonuclease VIII → MPEGPEIRRAADQLEKAIKGKVLTDVWFAYPALQTYQQALVGERVLSIETRGKALLTHFSNGLTLYSHNQLYGVWRVVKTGTEPQGKRILRVRLAAADKTLLLFSASDIELLDAAGLATHPFLQKIGPDVLDMSLTEAAVRERLLSPRFRRRQFSGLLLDQTFLAGLGNYLRVEILWQAQLAAHHKAESLNETQLDALVTALLAVPRLSYQTRGQVDENHHHGALFRFKVFHRAGQGCERCGETIERTMLSSRPFYWCPGCQK, encoded by the coding sequence ATGCCAGAGGGACCGGAAATCCGTCGTGCGGCGGATCAGCTGGAAAAAGCAATCAAAGGCAAAGTGCTGACCGATGTCTGGTTTGCCTATCCGGCGCTGCAAACCTACCAGCAGGCGCTGGTGGGGGAGCGCGTGCTCTCGATTGAGACCAGAGGCAAAGCGCTGCTGACTCATTTCTCTAATGGCCTGACGCTTTACAGCCATAACCAGCTCTACGGCGTCTGGCGCGTGGTGAAAACCGGCACTGAACCACAGGGGAAACGCATACTGCGCGTACGGCTGGCGGCGGCGGATAAGACGCTGCTGCTGTTCAGCGCCTCAGATATTGAGCTGCTGGATGCCGCAGGGCTGGCTACCCATCCGTTCCTGCAAAAAATCGGGCCAGATGTGCTGGATATGTCATTAACGGAGGCGGCGGTGCGCGAGCGGCTGTTATCGCCGCGTTTTCGTCGCCGACAGTTCAGCGGGCTGCTGCTGGATCAGACTTTTCTTGCCGGGCTGGGTAACTATCTGCGGGTGGAGATCCTCTGGCAGGCGCAGCTGGCTGCACATCATAAAGCTGAATCGTTAAACGAAACTCAGCTTGATGCGCTGGTTACCGCCTTGCTGGCAGTACCGCGTCTCTCTTATCAGACGCGCGGGCAGGTGGATGAAAACCATCATCACGGCGCGCTGTTTCGTTTTAAGGTGTTTCACCGGGCAGGGCAGGGGTGTGAGCGCTGTGGTGAAACGATTGAGCGCACGATGCTCTCATCGCGGCCGTTCTACTGGTGTCCGGGCTGTCAGAAATAA
- the pcp gene encoding pyroglutamyl-peptidase I, whose protein sequence is MKTVLITGFEPFEGARINPSWEAARQLNERMIGGVKVVARQLPCVFGTSLEVLEQAIDELDPVLVIAVALAGGRTDISVERVAINIDDARIADNAGNQPIDKPIIAAGPAAYFSTLPIKAIISAIREAGIPASVSQTAGTFVCNHVMYGLLHRLRRRKARAGLIHIPCSPEQAIERPGTPSMSQASVVLALEMAISIALTVEKDICLEGGATH, encoded by the coding sequence ATGAAAACTGTACTGATTACAGGCTTTGAGCCTTTTGAAGGCGCACGCATCAATCCTTCCTGGGAAGCGGCCAGACAGCTGAATGAACGGATGATTGGCGGGGTGAAAGTGGTCGCCAGACAATTGCCCTGTGTTTTTGGCACCTCGCTCGAAGTGCTGGAGCAGGCGATTGATGAGCTGGATCCCGTGCTGGTGATTGCCGTGGCACTGGCTGGTGGTCGCACGGATATCAGCGTTGAGCGGGTGGCGATAAATATTGATGATGCGCGTATAGCGGATAATGCAGGCAATCAACCGATTGATAAGCCAATTATCGCCGCTGGCCCGGCGGCCTATTTTTCCACGCTGCCGATTAAAGCCATTATCTCTGCTATTCGTGAGGCAGGCATTCCTGCTTCTGTTTCCCAGACCGCAGGAACCTTTGTCTGTAATCACGTGATGTATGGCCTGCTGCACCGTCTGCGGCGGCGTAAAGCACGCGCCGGGCTGATCCATATTCCTTGCTCACCTGAGCAGGCGATTGAGCGTCCGGGCACACCGAGCATGTCTCAGGCTTCCGTGGTGCTGGCGCTGGAAATGGCCATCAGCATCGCTCTGACAGTTGAAAAAGATATCTGCCTGGAAGGCGGTGCGACACATTAA